From Neobacillus sp. PS2-9, the proteins below share one genomic window:
- the hxlA gene encoding 3-hexulose-6-phosphate synthase encodes MNLQLALDRLTRDECFQLLQETEAFVDWIEIGTGVIKEYGMAIIREIKETYPYKVVVADMKTCDAGKHEAIQAFEAGADITTVMAFSADKTILDTLEVAKTYNKRIMIDLLGVTNRNRLVELQQLGVDLVSLHFGKDMQAEGEMGAEQLALTHGFDQFDVAVAGGVNVDSLPTVLQIQPDTIIVGSAITKADIPAEAAAVMKGLLPR; translated from the coding sequence ATGAATCTTCAACTAGCCCTTGACCGCTTAACGCGGGATGAGTGCTTTCAGCTTTTACAAGAAACAGAAGCTTTTGTGGATTGGATAGAGATAGGCACCGGAGTAATCAAGGAATACGGTATGGCCATTATTCGGGAGATTAAAGAGACTTACCCCTATAAAGTAGTCGTTGCTGATATGAAGACATGTGATGCTGGGAAGCATGAAGCGATTCAAGCCTTTGAGGCAGGTGCAGATATTACGACCGTGATGGCCTTTTCTGCTGATAAAACGATCTTGGATACACTTGAAGTGGCGAAAACCTATAACAAGCGGATTATGATTGACCTATTGGGAGTAACCAATCGCAACCGTCTAGTTGAATTACAGCAGCTTGGTGTGGACCTAGTGAGTCTTCACTTTGGCAAGGATATGCAGGCAGAAGGTGAAATGGGTGCTGAGCAATTGGCCTTAACACATGGCTTTGACCAGTTTGATGTAGCAGTTGCAGGTGGAGTTAATGTAGATTCCCTTCCGACGGTGTTACAAATTCAGCCTGATACCATTATCGTTGGCAGTGCGATCACGAAGGCTGATATTCCAGCAGAAGCTGCTGCTGTCATGAAAGGACTGTTACCACGATGA
- the nagB gene encoding glucosamine-6-phosphate deaminase: protein MKIIEVKNYEQMSQAAANYIIEKVKQNPTLTLGLATGGTPKGTYEQLINDHGENGTSYEQVTTFNLDEYIGFSGEHPSSYRYYMDEQLFHHINVPKAQTHIPRGDAKDMEQECVRYEKSIDDHGGIDLQILGIGSNGHIGFNEPGTKFGAKTHIVTLDESTREANSRYFKSMDEVPRFAISMGIASIMKSREILLLVSGESKKEAMKQLLCGEVTESFPASILQLHPNVTIIADQQALTEAKDFC, encoded by the coding sequence ATGAAGATTATTGAAGTGAAAAATTATGAACAAATGAGCCAAGCGGCAGCGAACTATATCATCGAAAAGGTGAAGCAGAACCCTACGCTTACTCTTGGATTGGCAACGGGAGGGACTCCAAAAGGAACCTATGAACAGCTGATTAACGATCATGGCGAAAACGGGACTTCCTATGAGCAGGTGACTACGTTTAATTTAGATGAATATATTGGTTTTTCCGGGGAGCATCCAAGCAGTTACCGTTACTATATGGATGAACAATTATTTCATCATATCAATGTTCCGAAGGCCCAGACCCACATTCCTAGAGGCGATGCGAAGGATATGGAACAGGAATGTGTGCGGTATGAAAAATCAATCGATGACCATGGTGGAATTGACCTCCAAATTCTCGGGATTGGCAGCAATGGCCACATTGGCTTTAATGAGCCTGGGACAAAGTTTGGTGCTAAGACACATATTGTGACGCTCGATGAATCAACGAGGGAGGCGAATTCACGATACTTTAAGTCAATGGATGAGGTGCCGAGGTTTGCGATTTCGATGGGAATTGCTTCGATTATGAAAAGTCGAGAAATTCTTCTACTGGTTTCGGGTGAATCGAAAAAAGAAGCGATGAAGCAGCTGCTTTGTGGGGAAGTGACCGAAAGCTTTCCAGCTTCCATTTTACAATTACATCCGAATGTCACGATTATTGCTGATCAACAAGCGTTGACTGAGGCGAAGGATTTTTGTTGA
- a CDS encoding bifunctional 4-hydroxy-2-oxoglutarate aldolase/2-dehydro-3-deoxy-phosphogluconate aldolase, with product MSVIDFIKEHPIVAVIREASVENIVPIVNALSLGGVKVVEITAETPKVMAMIEKVVDEFGDEVLVGAGTVLDPETARAAILAGSRFIVSPSLNTETIKMTKRYGVTSIPGALTPTEILTAYEHGADMIKVFPANAFGPGYIKNIHGPFPHIPLMVTGGINQGNVLDYIGSGALAVGVGSNLVNPALLKSEDDYQALTSKALAYSEVVKKNNILIKK from the coding sequence ATGAGTGTAATCGATTTCATTAAAGAACATCCGATAGTTGCGGTCATACGCGAAGCATCGGTTGAAAATATTGTTCCAATTGTAAACGCTTTATCCCTAGGGGGAGTGAAAGTAGTAGAAATTACTGCGGAAACCCCAAAAGTCATGGCCATGATAGAAAAAGTGGTGGATGAGTTTGGAGATGAGGTTCTGGTTGGTGCGGGAACGGTGTTGGACCCCGAAACGGCTAGAGCAGCCATTCTTGCAGGAAGCAGGTTTATTGTTTCGCCATCTCTTAACACAGAGACCATCAAAATGACAAAACGTTATGGAGTAACCAGCATACCAGGCGCCTTAACACCAACAGAGATTTTAACAGCTTATGAGCACGGTGCCGATATGATTAAAGTGTTTCCAGCCAATGCCTTCGGTCCCGGGTATATTAAAAATATTCATGGACCGTTCCCGCATATTCCATTAATGGTGACAGGGGGAATCAATCAAGGGAATGTTCTTGATTACATTGGCAGCGGTGCTTTAGCGGTGGGAGTAGGAAGCAACTTAGTCAATCCTGCCCTTTTAAAAAGTGAGGACGATTATCAAGCCTTAACTAGTAAAGCACTTGCATACTCAGAGGTTGTTAAAAAAAATAATATACTTATAAAAAAGTAG
- a CDS encoding TRAP transporter small permease, with amino-acid sequence MIKILEKIQLTIGVLSLSIFFITIIIQIATRHLGIPVIWTEEVANYSFIWSVFMGAAVMLNRKEHFSFDFLLQKLNGVSKSTLLMVIDTIVLLFAVALFYYGIEAVQNFWTYNWTSLPAMKMGYVWISIPITGLTMAIYSLNHLISSFKEIKRGGAKV; translated from the coding sequence ATGATCAAGATTCTTGAGAAAATTCAGCTTACTATTGGTGTTTTAAGCTTATCGATCTTTTTTATCACCATAATTATTCAAATTGCAACCAGGCATTTAGGCATCCCGGTTATTTGGACGGAGGAAGTAGCAAATTATTCTTTCATTTGGTCAGTCTTTATGGGGGCCGCGGTGATGTTGAATCGAAAAGAACACTTTAGCTTTGACTTTTTATTGCAAAAGCTTAACGGAGTATCAAAATCGACTTTATTAATGGTAATTGATACGATCGTATTATTGTTTGCTGTCGCTCTTTTCTATTATGGAATCGAGGCTGTACAGAATTTTTGGACGTATAATTGGACCTCTTTACCAGCGATGAAAATGGGCTATGTATGGATTTCTATCCCGATTACAGGGCTTACAATGGCCATTTATTCTCTTAATCATTTGATTAGTAGCTTCAAAGAAATAAAGAGAGGGGGGGCTAAGGTATGA
- a CDS encoding GntR family transcriptional regulator yields MIDKTSPIPIYYQLEQQIKTMIENKEWMPGDLLPSEREFSEKYQISRMTVRQAINNLVQMGLLDRKQGRGTFVSDLKIEKRGLTSFSEDMLERGMTPSSELLDFKVIPATTAIAQDLRIKEADPVYEIKRVRLADGVPMALETNYISADLVPGITVELLNHSIYQFIQEKLNLSITHASQSIEASVVDSMEAEYLQIPKGAPTLFIQRIAMLENNVPLETVKSLYRADRYKFMIDLKR; encoded by the coding sequence ATGATTGATAAAACCTCTCCGATCCCGATTTATTATCAATTAGAACAACAGATAAAGACAATGATTGAAAATAAGGAATGGATGCCGGGCGACTTGTTGCCGTCTGAAAGGGAATTCTCTGAGAAGTATCAAATTAGTCGGATGACGGTCCGCCAAGCGATTAATAACCTGGTGCAAATGGGGTTACTGGATCGAAAGCAGGGAAGAGGTACCTTTGTGTCGGATCTGAAGATTGAAAAGCGTGGGTTAACGAGCTTTTCGGAGGATATGCTTGAAAGAGGGATGACGCCAAGCAGTGAGCTGTTGGATTTCAAGGTTATACCGGCCACTACGGCGATTGCCCAGGATTTGCGCATCAAGGAAGCTGATCCTGTGTATGAAATCAAGCGGGTTCGTTTGGCGGATGGTGTCCCGATGGCCCTGGAGACCAACTATATTTCGGCAGATTTAGTTCCTGGGATAACAGTGGAGCTATTGAATCACTCAATCTATCAGTTTATCCAAGAGAAATTGAATTTATCGATTACACACGCTAGCCAATCAATTGAGGCTTCGGTTGTGGATAGCATGGAGGCAGAGTATCTCCAAATCCCCAAAGGGGCTCCTACTCTCTTCATTCAGCGGATCGCTATGCTGGAAAATAATGTCCCGCTAGAAACCGTCAAATCCCTCTACCGCGCGGACCGGTATAAATTTATGATCGACCTGAAGAGATAA
- the hxlB gene encoding 6-phospho-3-hexuloisomerase → MKSIITTVANEISTVIGQISEEEALHLSKHLREAKRIFVYGEGRSGLMGKAFAMRLMHGGFPVYVIGETVTPSIDADDLLVAISGSGSTGAILQYAAKSKELGAKVFLVTTNRDSKIASICDGILVIPAATKYRRPSEPETIQPLGNQFDQSVHLVLDAIIIGTLQIEDQDSTYDEMTKRHTNLE, encoded by the coding sequence ATGAAATCTATTATTACTACAGTGGCGAATGAAATCTCCACTGTCATTGGCCAGATCAGCGAGGAAGAAGCGCTCCATTTATCCAAGCATCTTCGAGAGGCAAAGCGAATCTTTGTTTATGGAGAAGGGCGCTCGGGTCTAATGGGAAAAGCGTTTGCGATGCGTCTTATGCACGGTGGCTTTCCGGTTTATGTGATTGGTGAAACGGTCACACCAAGTATTGACGCAGATGATTTATTAGTAGCCATCTCAGGATCAGGGTCAACAGGAGCCATCTTACAGTATGCGGCAAAATCGAAAGAATTGGGTGCCAAAGTGTTTCTAGTTACGACAAATAGAGATTCTAAGATTGCTTCAATCTGTGACGGGATTCTTGTAATTCCCGCTGCAACCAAATACCGAAGACCAAGTGAACCAGAGACGATCCAGCCCCTTGGGAATCAATTTGATCAATCTGTTCACCTCGTTCTAGACGCGATTATCATTGGGACTTTACAGATAGAAGATCAAGATTCTACCTATGATGAAATGACAAAGCGACATACGAACTTAGAATAG
- the rpiA gene encoding ribose-5-phosphate isomerase RpiA, which produces MLSSTDMRKKAAAEKAAEFIQDGMTIGLGSGSTVYWLIQRIGELVEQGLSVRGIPSSIRTEGWAKECKIPLTDFSQVQSLDLAIDGADEIDPNFNLTKGGGGSLLREKLVDAHAKQLIIIADESKIVPSLGKFPLPVEVVPFGWEVTAQSIANLGATPQLRMRDGNVFVSNNGNYILDCHFQTIANPAELHNQLKLLLGVVETGLFIGMTDTVIIGGDEQIKVLHKNK; this is translated from the coding sequence GTGTTAAGTTCAACGGACATGAGAAAGAAAGCGGCAGCTGAGAAGGCGGCTGAATTTATTCAGGATGGAATGACGATTGGCTTAGGTTCAGGTTCGACCGTTTACTGGCTCATACAAAGGATAGGCGAATTAGTAGAACAAGGGCTATCCGTTAGAGGGATTCCTTCCTCTATACGTACGGAAGGATGGGCCAAGGAATGCAAGATTCCCTTAACCGATTTTTCCCAAGTACAAAGTCTCGATCTCGCCATTGATGGCGCGGACGAAATTGATCCTAATTTCAACTTAACCAAGGGTGGTGGCGGTTCTCTTTTACGAGAAAAACTCGTGGATGCCCATGCGAAGCAGCTCATCATCATCGCCGACGAATCAAAAATTGTACCATCACTAGGGAAGTTTCCTCTTCCTGTTGAAGTCGTTCCCTTTGGCTGGGAAGTAACAGCACAAAGTATCGCAAACCTCGGCGCTACCCCACAATTAAGAATGAGAGATGGAAACGTCTTCGTTTCTAATAATGGTAACTATATTTTGGATTGTCATTTTCAAACCATTGCGAATCCCGCTGAACTGCATAACCAACTAAAACTGTTACTCGGTGTCGTCGAAACCGGCCTGTTCATAGGAATGACAGACACTGTCATCATTGGTGGGGATGAGCAAATAAAAGTCCTTCATAAAAATAAATAA
- a CDS encoding substrate-binding domain-containing protein — translation MKKATIADVAQHANVSKSTVSQYLNKRFDYMAENTKQRIEDAIKELDYRPNIVARSLKQKSTMTIGVIVANILHNFSTQVIRSIEDMCHLYDFHLIVCNADDDPEKEKRYIDMLRAKQVDGIILFPTGDNVELYEEMVDEKYPVIFVDRIVPEVSIPSVMLDNENAAGLAVQHFIEKGYERIGIITNVIRNVSPRMERITGYKKALQSNGIPIKEEYIKKLEINKIQAGLEEMLSLEEPIQAILAGNDLTLMEILKYVKKQGLRIPADLAIIGIDDVSFASFYEPALTIVEQPSFEIGKKAAELLLSKIQKKDVEEEQANYRLEPRLIVRNSC, via the coding sequence ATGAAAAAAGCGACAATTGCTGATGTAGCTCAGCATGCAAATGTTTCTAAAAGTACAGTTTCCCAATATTTAAATAAGAGATTCGACTATATGGCAGAAAATACGAAACAGCGAATTGAGGATGCTATTAAGGAGTTGGATTATCGGCCAAATATCGTGGCAAGAAGCTTAAAGCAAAAATCCACCATGACAATTGGGGTGATTGTTGCCAATATCCTGCACAATTTTTCAACTCAGGTGATTCGGTCCATCGAAGACATGTGCCATCTTTATGATTTCCACCTAATTGTTTGTAATGCGGACGATGATCCAGAAAAAGAAAAGAGATACATTGACATGCTTAGGGCTAAACAGGTGGATGGTATTATTCTCTTTCCTACAGGTGATAACGTAGAGCTCTATGAAGAAATGGTAGATGAAAAGTACCCAGTGATCTTTGTCGACCGTATCGTACCGGAAGTATCGATTCCATCTGTCATGCTAGACAACGAAAATGCGGCTGGTCTTGCTGTACAGCACTTTATTGAAAAAGGCTATGAGCGAATCGGGATTATTACGAATGTCATTCGCAATGTATCACCGAGGATGGAGCGGATTACCGGCTATAAAAAGGCTTTACAAAGTAATGGAATTCCTATTAAAGAAGAGTACATTAAGAAACTAGAAATTAATAAAATCCAAGCGGGATTGGAAGAAATGCTTTCTCTCGAAGAGCCCATCCAAGCTATTTTGGCAGGGAATGACCTTACTCTAATGGAGATCTTAAAGTACGTAAAAAAACAAGGTCTTCGTATTCCAGCTGACCTTGCCATCATAGGCATTGATGATGTTTCCTTTGCTAGCTTTTACGAACCAGCCTTAACGATTGTTGAGCAGCCATCATTTGAGATAGGGAAGAAGGCCGCTGAACTCTTACTTAGTAAAATTCAGAAAAAAGATGTAGAGGAAGAACAAGCCAATTATCGTTTAGAACCGAGACTTATTGTAAGAAATTCTTGTTAA
- a CDS encoding TRAP transporter large permease, producing the protein MTAILLVALFLILMLIGVPIAFVIGIVALMGIFTVPYIPEVTVPMKMLNGINSFVLLAVPLFILAANLMNSGKISQKLIDLSMAIVGHIRGGLAHANILVSMIFAGVSGAAQADTAGVGKILIPNMKKQGYDTETAVGVTAASSTIGVIIPPSIPMIIFAGLTNASIGALFLGGIIPGILIGLGMMAFVYFRALKKGYPKSERAKMKEFLKLVYETIPALITPFIIIGGIITGFFTATEAAAVASLYTLIISMFFYKTIKLSDLPKILTDTLALSSLSLFALAAASALGELLSYYQLSTMAQDFFVNNVGAKWVFILILIAFFLFIGTFMDAIPAMILFVPVILPTATHFGMTPVHLGLIVVITLAIGLVTPPYGLCLLLAGKIGELSIEKSLSAVMPYIAIILVVLIFVAFFPSIAFFVPKLINPGLFL; encoded by the coding sequence ATGACGGCAATTCTTTTAGTCGCATTGTTTCTCATCCTCATGTTGATCGGAGTTCCTATTGCATTTGTTATTGGGATTGTTGCGTTGATGGGAATCTTTACAGTTCCATATATTCCAGAAGTGACAGTACCGATGAAAATGCTAAATGGAATCAATTCCTTTGTCCTGCTTGCCGTGCCACTCTTTATTTTGGCTGCGAATTTGATGAATAGCGGGAAAATTTCACAAAAGTTGATTGACCTTTCAATGGCGATTGTCGGCCATATTAGAGGCGGTTTAGCCCATGCAAATATCCTTGTTTCCATGATTTTTGCGGGGGTATCTGGTGCGGCACAAGCTGATACTGCAGGTGTTGGGAAAATTTTAATTCCTAATATGAAGAAACAAGGGTATGACACGGAAACTGCGGTTGGGGTAACAGCTGCGTCTTCTACCATTGGTGTTATTATTCCACCTAGTATTCCAATGATCATTTTTGCTGGCTTAACCAATGCATCCATTGGCGCATTGTTCTTAGGCGGGATCATCCCAGGTATTTTAATCGGGTTGGGAATGATGGCTTTCGTTTATTTCCGAGCACTCAAAAAAGGCTATCCGAAATCAGAACGAGCGAAAATGAAGGAATTCTTAAAATTGGTTTATGAAACAATCCCAGCTTTAATTACGCCATTTATTATCATTGGTGGGATTATTACAGGGTTTTTTACTGCTACAGAAGCAGCGGCAGTAGCCTCACTTTATACATTAATTATTAGTATGTTTTTCTATAAAACAATTAAACTTTCTGATTTGCCTAAGATTTTAACTGATACGCTTGCACTTAGCTCACTTTCTTTATTTGCTCTAGCAGCAGCTAGTGCGCTGGGTGAGTTATTGAGTTACTATCAATTATCCACAATGGCTCAAGACTTCTTTGTAAATAATGTTGGGGCTAAGTGGGTATTTATTTTAATTCTCATCGCTTTCTTCTTGTTTATTGGAACGTTTATGGATGCCATACCGGCTATGATTCTCTTCGTTCCAGTTATTTTGCCTACGGCTACACACTTTGGAATGACGCCTGTTCATTTAGGTCTTATTGTCGTCATAACATTAGCTATTGGCCTTGTTACTCCGCCTTATGGGTTATGTTTATTGCTTGCTGGAAAGATTGGGGAATTGAGTATTGAAAAGTCGCTCTCAGCAGTTATGCCCTATATAGCCATTATTCTTGTTGTACTTATTTTTGTGGCCTTTTTCCCAAGCATTGCATTCTTTGTGCCAAAGCTCATCAATCCAGGATTATTTTTATAA
- a CDS encoding TRAP transporter substrate-binding protein: MKKIFSLSFVLLLALSVVLAGCSSKETGTKSAGEGDGGAKKIKLVAAHNQTSPDNPYQVGLLKFKEVAESKSKGNIEVEVHAGTIGTEEAELVQKLKLGAADVVLVSPGFMTQTGIKEVDLLALPYLFDSYEHWEKVVDGKVGEDITKLINEKSNNDFKIVGYWSAGVRHYYGKKPINKMSDLKGLTFRTQTSGVVADYWKQAGAIPTSIAWGELYQALQQNVVDSSENAYPYFVQQNHHKTKNGKYITETAHDYTTRFLLVNGKKFDSYTKEQKEIILEAAKASVEAERASVIAQEKEYKEKAISEGAVVNEIDRAPFIKLAEPLQDKAAKEMGVEKLLKEIRDLK, from the coding sequence ATGAAAAAAATATTCTCATTATCCTTTGTATTACTTTTAGCTTTATCTGTTGTTTTAGCAGGCTGTAGCAGTAAGGAAACTGGAACAAAGAGTGCCGGTGAAGGAGATGGTGGAGCTAAAAAGATTAAGCTCGTTGCAGCTCATAACCAAACATCTCCGGATAACCCATATCAAGTTGGTCTTTTAAAGTTCAAAGAAGTGGCTGAAAGCAAGTCAAAAGGGAACATTGAAGTGGAAGTTCATGCGGGAACGATTGGAACAGAAGAGGCTGAATTAGTACAAAAGCTGAAGTTAGGAGCTGCGGATGTAGTATTAGTATCTCCTGGATTTATGACACAAACAGGTATTAAAGAAGTTGATTTGTTAGCATTGCCATACCTATTCGATAGCTACGAGCACTGGGAAAAAGTTGTAGATGGTAAAGTCGGCGAAGACATCACGAAGTTAATCAATGAAAAGTCTAATAACGATTTCAAAATTGTGGGCTACTGGTCTGCTGGTGTAAGACATTATTATGGTAAAAAGCCAATTAACAAAATGAGCGATTTAAAAGGGCTAACATTTAGAACACAAACTTCAGGTGTTGTGGCTGATTACTGGAAACAAGCTGGTGCTATTCCTACATCTATTGCCTGGGGAGAACTATACCAAGCATTACAGCAAAACGTGGTAGATTCATCTGAAAATGCTTATCCGTATTTTGTACAACAAAATCACCACAAGACGAAGAATGGTAAATACATCACTGAAACTGCTCATGATTACACAACAAGATTCTTATTAGTAAACGGCAAGAAGTTTGACTCCTATACGAAAGAACAGAAAGAAATTATTTTAGAAGCAGCAAAGGCTTCTGTTGAAGCTGAAAGAGCTTCTGTTATTGCTCAAGAAAAAGAATATAAAGAAAAAGCAATTTCTGAAGGAGCAGTTGTCAACGAGATCGATCGTGCACCATTTATTAAATTAGCAGAGCCATTACAAGACAAGGCTGCGAAGGAAATGGGCGTAGAAAAATTATTAAAAGAAATCAGAGACTTGAAGTAA
- a CDS encoding sugar kinase has translation MKDIITIGDAMITFNPVSTGPMRYVPSFERKVGGAELNVAIGCARLGLKTGWISRLGNDEFGRFIYNFVRGEGIDVSQLELVDGYPTSLNFKEIMEDGSGRTFYYRTNSPTTALTVDTLDEAYFKNAKVFHITGIFPAVDQAKNIELVKYAISLAKKHGVLISFDPNIRLRLWSKEVARAALREFLPHVDILLTGVEEAELLLGVSDPSEIIEKSKHYGISYVAIKQGDKGSIGYHNGLYIEAPPVKAKKVVDTVGAGDGFDCGFIYGVLNQWPLEKTLHFANTIGSMVVSVSGDNEGLPYLDEVLVHLGEKEFIER, from the coding sequence ATGAAGGATATCATTACCATTGGAGATGCAATGATTACGTTTAATCCCGTCTCAACGGGACCTATGAGATATGTTCCCTCTTTTGAAAGGAAAGTAGGGGGAGCTGAACTAAATGTTGCCATCGGCTGTGCCCGTTTGGGTTTAAAAACTGGGTGGATCAGCCGGTTAGGTAATGATGAGTTTGGTAGGTTTATCTATAATTTTGTCCGCGGAGAAGGAATCGATGTCTCTCAATTAGAGCTAGTAGATGGGTATCCTACTTCACTGAATTTTAAAGAGATTATGGAGGATGGTAGTGGCCGTACCTTCTATTATCGAACCAACTCTCCGACAACAGCTTTAACCGTGGATACACTCGATGAAGCTTATTTTAAGAACGCGAAAGTCTTTCATATCACTGGTATATTCCCCGCAGTTGACCAAGCGAAGAATATTGAACTAGTAAAATATGCAATTTCACTGGCGAAAAAGCATGGGGTGTTAATCTCGTTCGATCCGAATATCCGATTAAGGCTTTGGAGTAAGGAAGTGGCGAGAGCTGCATTACGAGAATTCCTCCCACATGTGGATATTTTATTAACCGGCGTGGAAGAAGCAGAATTGCTATTAGGGGTAAGTGATCCCTCAGAAATCATTGAAAAAAGCAAGCATTACGGTATTTCCTATGTAGCCATCAAACAAGGAGATAAAGGCTCCATTGGCTATCATAATGGACTGTATATCGAGGCTCCACCGGTAAAAGCAAAGAAGGTTGTAGACACGGTTGGTGCTGGTGATGGGTTTGATTGCGGCTTTATTTATGGGGTATTAAATCAATGGCCGCTGGAGAAAACCCTGCATTTTGCCAATACCATCGGTTCGATGGTTGTCAGTGTTTCTGGTGACAACGAGGGGCTGCCTTATTTAGATGAAGTATTAGTCCATTTAGGAGAAAAAGAATTCATAGAAAGATAG
- a CDS encoding cupin domain-containing protein produces MVKREILSSDGSLMLVKVQLAKGFIGDVDQHPEEQISYIEKGKVEFEVNGEKRILAEGDKQYIPSNVLHQVKVLEECVILDIFTPIRRDLVQG; encoded by the coding sequence ATGGTAAAAAGAGAAATTTTAAGCAGCGACGGTTCACTTATGTTAGTAAAGGTTCAATTAGCTAAAGGGTTTATCGGTGATGTGGATCAGCATCCTGAGGAACAAATCAGCTATATTGAAAAAGGAAAAGTAGAATTTGAAGTAAATGGTGAAAAGAGAATCTTGGCTGAAGGTGATAAACAATATATCCCATCGAATGTTTTACACCAGGTCAAGGTATTAGAGGAATGTGTGATTTTAGATATTTTCACACCGATTCGCAGGGATTTAGTTCAGGGTTAA
- a CDS encoding cytochrome c, producing the protein MNRLWAVVALTLLIITGCSSGSSSSAKDGETIYKENCSACHGDQLKGAVGPPVVNMKGKHSEEEVLKIISEGTPKMPGNLLGDVESKIVTKWLMEK; encoded by the coding sequence GTGAATCGACTTTGGGCTGTTGTAGCACTCACGCTTTTAATAATAACCGGCTGTTCGTCTGGTAGTTCGAGTTCTGCCAAGGATGGCGAAACAATTTACAAGGAAAATTGTTCAGCATGCCACGGTGACCAATTAAAGGGCGCTGTTGGTCCGCCTGTAGTCAATATGAAGGGTAAGCATTCAGAAGAGGAAGTACTGAAGATCATCAGTGAGGGTACCCCTAAGATGCCTGGGAATTTACTTGGTGATGTGGAATCAAAGATTGTAACGAAATGGTTGATGGAGAAATAG
- a CDS encoding OsmC family protein, translated as MELTVKWNEKMAFSGTTPSGHEIKMDAAPEVGGENTGARPTELLLNAVAGCTGIDIISILHKMRLEPASFHMDVKGERADDHPKKFTTINIHYALEGDLPEDKVVRAIQLSKDKYCSVSHSLSAEISASYSINGVMGQQTI; from the coding sequence ATGGAATTAACAGTTAAGTGGAATGAGAAGATGGCGTTTTCGGGGACGACTCCCTCTGGGCATGAGATTAAGATGGATGCCGCTCCAGAGGTGGGTGGAGAAAATACAGGAGCACGTCCAACGGAGCTGCTTTTGAATGCAGTTGCAGGTTGTACAGGGATTGATATTATCTCGATTTTGCATAAAATGCGTCTTGAGCCTGCGTCTTTTCATATGGATGTTAAGGGTGAACGGGCAGATGACCATCCTAAAAAGTTTACCACCATCAACATTCATTATGCTTTAGAAGGCGATTTGCCGGAAGATAAGGTGGTACGGGCCATCCAGCTGTCAAAGGATAAATATTGCTCGGTCTCCCATTCCTTGAGTGCAGAGATAAGCGCAAGTTACTCGATTAATGGGGTTATGGGTCAACAAACTATTTAG